Genomic window (Ruminococcus flavefaciens AE3010):
GGTTTCTTTGATACGCAGTGTGATATCAGTATTAAAATTGGTTGCCCATATGTAACCAAGTACTTCATTTTCCTGACGAAGCGGATACAATACGACGCTTTCCACGCCTGCTTCAACAAGAGTAAGATACCACGGATTGTTTATTCTACTTACATATTCCAGATCACTTTTGTTCTGTATAATGATACAGTCGCCTTCATCGCCGATCATTTTTTCCCATGAAGACGCGATGTCATAGTAATTGGGAAATTCTGTAACAGGTTTGAGACGGCTGCCAGGCTTAAAATTCGTTGCAAGAATAGAATAATTTTCTTCTTCTTTTTTAAGCAGAAGAACAGTACAGCTTTCTGCATCACATATCCTGCGTATTTCTGAGATAACTCCTTCCATCGCATCCTTCAGACCTGTAGCTTTATGAAGCTTTATGCATGTCTTAAGAACGTCATTGGAAATCTGGTTGTTATGAACGTTACCTAATATATTATCAGCATTGTCACTTGGTACAGCCGAGTAGATGCAGTAACAGGTGCTGCCATTTTCACAATCCAAAGGCATGACATAGATGTCAAACCACATATCATCGCTGTTCAGATGAACATAGGTATGTATTTCTTTCTTTTGTACAGCACTTTTAAAGCATACGTCCTCGAAATTTCGATTCATAGGAAAATATTTAAAATACAGCGAATTGTTGACAAATGAGAGCGCGTCATCAGAAGAAAGGCTCGTGTTTCCGCTGCTGATACGGTAATCTATCATATCAAGGTATTTCTTATTACAGGCAACGATACAGATCTTACCGTAGCCGTTATCAGCTGTTTTTTCGACTGATACTACACAAGCAGGTGAAAAAAAGGTTTCGATAAATTTCTGAAAATCCATATTAACTCCTTTCTTCAACCAGATAATCTATTATTATCCCAACGGCTGAAAAATCCACACTCAGATTATTTCGCTTCATAGCTTCTTATGTCCATAGGCATCCAATGTCCACAATAAATTTTACCACTTTTGCACATATTTTTCAATAAAAAACATCAATTGTTCACAAAATATTATGAATTATCAGCATTTCACACAAAGCATAAATGCATAGTTTGTATGTTAATGCAAATAGATATCGCAGTATAAAAACGTCTGTCCGCAATGCACAATCAAGCCCGACACGGAAATACTAACCTCACAAAATCATTACGATTTTTGGAGGTTTTATTATGAAAGCAACAGGCATTGTCAGCCGTATCGACGACCTCGGGCGGCGATGATCTTCTCAGCTGTACGGAAAGCCTGCTGAAAAATAATCTGGGGTGCGCATAAGTGCAGGCGGTAAAACAAAAATTAAACGTATCGTTACTGAAAATGAAGGAAAAAAGCTGCTTGTTATTGCAGACGGAGCTGCTTTCGGTCCCGAAATGGGCGAATTATACTTATATATGCAAAAACACCCAGAGGTAATCCTCTACCTACCTGAGTCTTTTGAATGGCTGATACTAAAATCAGGACTAATCGATGGAAACAGAATTGCTGATCTCTTGAAACATACAGAGGACTTCCTTGAAAGCTCAGAGTATTTCAGCTGGGAACGCTATTATACAAAGCTTCTTGACTCTGAGACAGAAGGCACGTATTTGCAGTATTCCAAGCTAAAGCTGAATGATGTTTATCTGAATCCTAATGAAAAAACAGCTATCATTAAAGCAGCTGATATTATCAGTAAGATCATAAAAAACAATTGAATTTCCACCTCTCCATACTTAAATAGTAGATAAAGTAAAATGACAGCCAACTGTGAAATCATATCACAGTTGGCTATTTCAGTAATTATCGGGTTCTTATCTCAGATGAAGTTTGCTGAGCAGAAGTCCTTCAACACATTGGTACAGATCATCTTTTCCAGAAAGGAAATATACGACCTTGCATTTAGGATTATCTACATTTTTTAAAAGTTGCTCGGTGAGAGCCTTTCGGTCGCAGTGTTTTTGTTCTTCATTAGTGAGCCATAATCCTTGTGAATTGGAGCTTCCCAGACCCAAGGAAAACATAGGTAGCAACGAAGAACAAGATCAAGCGAAGAAAAAGATATTCAAACGCGTTTTTTGGCCTAAGTGGTAATCGTCTTGTGTCATAATCATTTTTTGATTGTTTTATTATTCAGAACAGCTCAGAGTATATCTGTACTTATCCCGGCACACAGGCCGGGATAGCTGTTCTGATTTGTTATATACTTAAAGTTAATAAAGATTTGGCTTAAACTGAAACAGGTAGATTGACTGCTTTATCATGTAATATTATGATCAACACATTTGCATTCTCTCGAGTAGTTCTATGTCCTTTTCCATGGAAATCACGGTATATAGATCTTTGTAGGAACCGGAATGCGATAGTCATCACTTTCTATTCCAACACCGCCAAGACTGTTGTTACCCCACATATATAATTCACCGTTTTTTGTTAAAGCTCCACTATGTCCGTTTCCAAGACTTACGGCTTCAACATTATCCATTATTTTTATTGGAACACTCGATAGTGCTTCGTTTCCGGTCTCGCCGTTTCCAAGCTGACCGCTGCCATTTTCGCCCCACATATAAAGGTTGCCATCTTTGGTTATTGCCGCACTGAACAGCATACCGAGACTGACATACTGAACATTATCCATGATTTTTACGGGTTCGGTTTGTATTTCATTCTCTCCGCTGTGTCCGTTTCCTACCTGTCCAAAATTATTACGTCCCCACATATAAAGGCTTCCATCTTCTGTGATAGCTGCACTGTGCTCTTCGCCAACACTGACATATTGAACATTGTCCATGATCTTTACAGGTTCAGCTTCTATTTCAGATTCACCACTTTTTCCGTTGCCAAGCTGCCCGTTTCTGTTGCAGCCCCATGTATAAAGACTTCCGTCGTTTGTTATTGCTGCACTATGAAGAAATCCAAGACTTACACATCTGACATCATCCATTATCTTTACAGGCGTATCAGAGTATTCATAATATCCACTTTTTCCATTGCCGAGCTCCCCCTTAGAGTTTTCACCCCACATATACAGAGAGTTGTCATTTTTAATTACAGCTGTATGGTATGTTCCAAGACTTACATATTTTACATCATCCATGATCTTTTCAGGGACATCAGGACACATAAACAGTCCGCTTGGTCCGTCAGGAATAGGGTTGTGTTTTCCCCATATGTACAGGCTTCCGTCTTTGGTTATAGCAGCACTGTTCTCAAACCCAAAGCTTATTTTTTCCACATCATCCATTATTTTTATCGGACTATCAGCTATGGTATATTCTCCGTTTCCAAGCTGACGTTCAAAACCACATCCCCACACATAAAGACTGCCGTCTTCTTTTACAAATCCGGTATGACATCCGCCAAGACTTAATCTGTCAATATTATGAGAATCGAACTCAGCTACATAAGCTGCTGCAGATACGGTCTCAGTTTTGGTTGAAACAGGAACAGAAGTCGTCTGTACGGTCGTATTTTCACTTGTTTGCTCTGCTGTAGTTGTTGTAGGAGCAGATGTGGTTTGTGATTCTTCAGTTTTTGGGGTTTTACTATCTGAACAGCTTGTCAAAGCAGCAATGATAATGCAAAGTACTATGTTTATGATAAACAGCTTTTTCATTGATATATATTCTCCCTTTTGTGTTACGGCTCAGCTGAGTTTGGTTATTTGTCATTCTGATCCAGTTTGGCTTCCGAAGATGGTGTCTGCATATGAGCCTGGAATTCGCAATTCTGCCTCATATGGTGGCTCCATCATAGTTGAACTGATGATGATCTGCTTGCTTGTATGTGTGCGCGTGATCTGCACACCTGTCGAAATATTTGCTCGCTTTCATTGTAGGACGCTAGAATATGATCTCTTATGATGAAATCCTCAAGCATTAGCAAGCCCACTTTGTTTTCAAATTTATACTTATTATACATCAGAAATCTTGAAAAAGCAATAGATTATCCGTGTATACGTCCACCTATGCAGGAAGACAGTGCTTCGATAAGAGGAGATATTTCTATTATTTCACTTTTGGAAAAATATATTATTATTTTGGCATACTGACGAAACAAACTGTGTTTTAACTTATGGATTAGGAGGTAAATAGCTTTTATGAAAAAGAAAAGGCGAGATGTTATTGTTAGTAGGTTCGAGACCTATGGAGACGACTTCCGATTCGACGATAATAAAAGTATATGCAATATTGCTGTCAATACCAAGGACAAAACTATCAACTTTGTTCATGAATCGGGTGATATTCCAACATTATATGTGATCCTAGCTGCTATGAGTGTAAACAGGAATTGGCTTCGCATAGTTGATAATCTTGAATGTCCAACTGATATTAACAGATTCTTCATGCTCACCCGTTTGATAAGCTTTGATGCGGTAGATTACTATCTCTGCCATGATGGCGAGGACGGGATGCCAGTGATTGATAAGTGCCTGATCAAGTGCGGCGATGGTGGAGGAATTAGTTCTTGTATATTAACCGTGATTGATTACCTAATGCTTGTAGAATATGACTCACGCTTCGGCTTTACCACGCCTAAAAGCAGACTAAAAGAGCTACGGCATGACTACGACTTTAGATACATTAAATAGAAAAGCAGGGGCCAGTAGCCCCTGCGAATTCTTAAGTGTATTTTATCTGTTAATACATTCAAGTTCATATCCTACATATTTGCTAAAGTTTAAACCTATAGGAGATACTACACATCCATTACCATCATATATTGTATTCCCATGATAATTAACGCAGTACCCATCATTATCAAGTTCTAATACACTTCCTAGTTCAATATTGAAAGGTATTTTGAAACCCGCACCTGAGTCAACCTTAAAATCATGAGCATTATCTTCTCCAGTAATTAAAGGACCAGATAAGGACCAATCAATTCCAAATGAAATAGGCTTCATAACCTTATATGCTGCTGTCCAATTCTTCTTATTTGTGGTTGTATTAGTAGGAGTTGGTGTTGGCGTTGGTGTTGGACAAGGTGTAGGAGCTGCTGTAGTAGTAGGTTTCGAAGTTGGTTTCTTGGTAGTTGTAGTAGGTTTCGAAGTTGGCTTCTTGGTAGTTGTAGTAGTAGGTTTCGAAGTTGGCTTCTTGGTAGTTGTAGTAGTAGGTTTCGAAGTTGGCTTCTTTGTAGTTGTAGTAGTAGGTTTCGAAGTTGGCTTCTTTGTAGTTGTAGTGGTTGGCGTTGAGGCTTTTTTCGCAAGTTCTATAGCTTCTGCCTCTGAGATACGCTGTATGTAATTAAGAGCTACCCACTGTCCATTACCTGCATTAGAAACCTTACCCCATCCGTTTTTTTCTTCAAGAATAGCTACAGGAGTGTTTTTAGGTATGCTATAGAGAAGCGTATAACTTGTACCTGGTCCACTTCTGACATTAAGTCCGCTATTTGCGGTTACTTTTCCATTATATGGTTGAAAGATACGCTGTATATAATTTAGCGATACCCATTGACCACCGCCCGCAGTTGATACTTTACCCCAGCCATTCTTTTCTTCAAGAATAGCTACTGTGGTATTTTTAGGAACACTATAAAGAATCTTATAGTTAGTACCGGGACCGCTTCTAACATTTAGATTGTCATTTTTAGTAACGACTATGCCGTTATACGGTTGGAATGCAGCACTTGCCTTTAATTCATTTATAATAGTAATTTTTGATGCTACCTGATTATTTGATGATGGAGCCATCACACAGGTTGAAAGAGTAATAGCGGCAAGTACTGCACAAATAGTTCTTTTTGATTTGTTTGTCATTCAGATCATTCCTTTTTGTAATATTTAAGGCGGAT
Coding sequences:
- a CDS encoding RCC1 domain-containing protein, coding for MKKLFIINIVLCIIIAALTSCSDSKTPKTEESQTTSAPTTTTAEQTSENTTVQTTSVPVSTKTETVSAAAYVAEFDSHNIDRLSLGGCHTGFVKEDGSLYVWGCGFERQLGNGEYTIADSPIKIMDDVEKISFGFENSAAITKDGSLYIWGKHNPIPDGPSGLFMCPDVPEKIMDDVKYVSLGTYHTAVIKNDNSLYMWGENSKGELGNGKSGYYEYSDTPVKIMDDVRCVSLGFLHSAAITNDGSLYTWGCNRNGQLGNGKSGESEIEAEPVKIMDNVQYVSVGEEHSAAITEDGSLYMWGRNNFGQVGNGHSGENEIQTEPVKIMDNVQYVSLGMLFSAAITKDGNLYMWGENGSGQLGNGETGNEALSSVPIKIMDNVEAVSLGNGHSGALTKNGELYMWGNNSLGGVGIESDDYRIPVPTKIYIP
- a CDS encoding SH3 domain-containing protein produces the protein MTNKSKRTICAVLAAITLSTCVMAPSSNNQVASKITIINELKASAAFQPYNGIVVTKNDNLNVRSGPGTNYKILYSVPKNTTVAILEEKNGWGKVSTAGGGQWVSLNYIQRIFQPYNGKVTANSGLNVRSGPGTSYTLLYSIPKNTPVAILEEKNGWGKVSNAGNGQWVALNYIQRISEAEAIELAKKASTPTTTTTKKPTSKPTTTTTKKPTSKPTTTTTKKPTSKPTTTTTKKPTSKPTTTTKKPTSKPTTTAAPTPCPTPTPTPTPTNTTTNKKNWTAAYKVMKPISFGIDWSLSGPLITGEDNAHDFKVDSGAGFKIPFNIELGSVLELDNDGYCVNYHGNTIYDGNGCVVSPIGLNFSKYVGYELECINR